Part of the Gloeothece verrucosa PCC 7822 genome is shown below.
TCCCCGTTTGCGGGAAGCGGGAAACTGGCAAATCATTGACATCCGCACGGGAGACCGCCCCTTCCACAATTTAGCTACCGCCCTCGTCCCCCTTTTGGACCCCAACATCGGCCGGACTGAGCGGCTTCTCAGGATAAAACAACTGGCTGCTGAGATGCGTAAAGAACAGGGGTTGTTGCGTGAATTAATAGCAGAAATCCTCTCTGAAACACCCGATACCCGCCTCCTCTTAACCATCGATCAATTTGAGGAATTGTACACCCTATGCCGGGACGCAGAAGAACGCCAGTGCTTCCTAGACCGGTTGCTAGATACCGTTAAAGAGGCACCTAGATTCACCCTAGTTCTTACCCTGCGGGCAGACTTTTACGGACAAGTCCTTTCCTCTCGTCCCTTTGCCGACGCACTTCAAAATGCAGACATCAAACTCGGTCCAATGACCCGCCAGGAACTCGAAGATGCGATTGTCAAACCCGCCGAGCTATTTGATGTACAGATGGAACCTGGTCTGACGAGGCGAATTCTCGATGAAGTCGAAGAAGAACCCGGCAGCCTGCCCTTACTGGAATTTGCCCTCACCCAACTTTGGGAAAAACGCAGTGAAGGTTTGCTCACCCACGCGGCCTACAGCGAAATTGGTGGGATTAAGGTAGCACTAGCCCGCTATGCCGATGAAGTTTTTGAACAACTAACCCCTGAAGAACAGCAGCAAGCCCAATCAATTTTTATCCAACTCGTGCGTCCAGGGGAAGGGACAGAAGACACCCGCCGCGTCGCAACTCGCGCTGATATTGGCGAAAGCAACTGGGGTCTAGTCAAACGACTAGCAGATGCCCGCCTAGTGGTCACCGGGCGTCAAGAAAAAACCGTGGTCGACCAGAATCAAGCCACGGCAGAGGTAGTAACCAAGATAGAAGCGGAAGAAACGGTAGAGGTCGTTCACGAAGCACTGATTCGTGAGTGGGAGTGCCTCCGCAATTGGATGAATGCTAACCGCGATTTTCGCGTCTGGCAAGACCGGCTCAAGGAAGAAAGGCGACAGTGGGAAAACACTGGGCGAGATGAAGGAGCTTTGCTGCGAGGGGTTCCGTTGGCCACGGCGGAAGATTGGCTGCATAAGCGCCAGTCGGATTTGAGTCCAGATGAGCGGGAGTACATCCAGAAAAGTATCGACCTGCGAGAGCAATTGAAGACCGAACAAGAGCGCTCTCAAGCTGAACGACTCCGCCTCCAACGACGAGCTATTTCTTGGCTGGCAGGGGGATTAGCTGTTTCTGTTGTGCTAGGGGGGGTAGCCGTGCTGCAAGGGTTGAGGGCGGAATTTCAAAAGAAACAGGCACAAAACAGTGAAGTTAAAGCACTCAATGCTTCTTCACAAGAACTTTTGTCTTCTGATCAGAAATTTGATGCCCTGCTGGAAAGCTTAAGAGGTGTGACCCGCCTGACACAAGGAGCGAAGGCAAACGACCAGACTCAGACCCAGTTAGCCACCCTACTCCAGGAGGCAGTCAACTCGACGCGAGAGCGCAATCGCTTAGAAGGGCATGAAGGCCCGATTTACAATGTAAGTTTCAGTCCAGACGGAGAAATGTTAGCCTCAGCCAGTGGCGATGGAACTGTCAAACTCTGGCACCATGACGGAACTTTAGTAACAACCCTAAAGGGACATGAAGGAACAGTCCGCGACGTGAACTTCAGCCCCGATGGACAAAAAATTGTCACAACTGGTGATGATGGGACAGTTCGCCTTTGGGATTTATCAGGCAAGCAATTGAATCAATGGAGTGGGGAAGAATACACAGGTATAGGTATTCGTTTAGGAGACAAACCAGATACCGAAGGGAAAAATACATTTACCTTAATTATTTTGGAAGTATCAAAAAATAAACCAGCCCAGAAAGCAGGACTTCAAAAAGACGATCTTATTTTGTCCATCAATGGCCAGAAAACCACTGGTTTAGAAAGTGTAGAGCGTGCAGCAGAAATTATTAAGAGTGAATTGCAGGGTAAGCCGGGTAGAGAGGTTACACTGCGAATTTATCGTCCAGATACTGGTGAGCAAGATATCAAAATAAAAACAGAAACTATAAAATCCCGACTATACAAGGCAATTTTCAGCCCCGATGGGAAAACCCTAGCGACAACTGATGGAAATAGTGTGAAACTTTGGGATCTTGACGGCAATTTGCTCAAAACTTTAGAAAAAAATGTTCTGCCGATAAAGGATATAAGTTTCAGCCCCGATGGGAAATTGATTGCCTCAGCTAGTGGCGATGGTTTCAAGCTTTGGAAACCCGATGGAACTCTCGTCAAAAGTATCAAAAATGCGGACTTAACATCTATAAGTTTCAGCCCCGATGGGTCTGGCATAGTTATAGGAGATGCTCAAGGATATGTCAAACTCTGGTCAAGGGATGGAGAATGGCTCCGAACCATAACAAAGGAAAATTTCACTGTTCGGGATGTAGCTTTCAGTCCAGATAGTAGTAAAATAGTTGCAACTTTTAATAACGGACTTACAGGACTCTGGTCAACGGATGGAAATTTAATTGATGTTTTACAAGGACATCAAAATATAGCCTCAAGTGTCAGTTTTAGCCCTGATGGAAAGACGATTGCTACAGCTAGTTTCGACAGAACAGTAAGACTGTGGAATGCTGAGAATATTTCAGTTACTTCCTTGGAAGGTCATTCCAGTGGGGCATACGGTGTCAACTTTAGCCCCGATGGGAAAACTATCGTTTCAGTAGGTGGAGACTCTCAAATCCAACTCTGGAGTTCCAATGAAACCTTACTAAAGGAATCTTGGGATGGGAAAGAAACCGAATGGGGTGTAACCTTTAGTCCGGACGGCCAATTAATTGCCACGTTTGGTAGGGGGAAAGTCATCAAGCTTTGGAAAAATGATGGTACATTATACGCTACTTTAAAAGGACACCGAGAATTTGTCAATAGAGTAAGTTTTAGCCCAAACGGCGAAATGATCGTTTCTGGAAGTGATGACAAAACTGTCAGACTTTGGAAGCGTGACGGCTCTTTGATCAAAATATTAGAAGATAATTCTCAAGATGAAAAGAGTGATTTTACCAAAAGTGTCAGTTTTAGTCCGGATGGGAAGATAATTGCAACAGCGAGTGGCGAAATAGTCAAACTCTGGAATCAAGATGGAATTTTATTGAAAACCCTACAAGATCACAGAAATACAGTTTTTAGCGTTAGTTTTAGTCCCGATGGGAAAAAGATCGCCACAGCTAGTTTTGACAAGACGGTAAATATCTACAATTTTGAAGGAACGCTGATTGCAACTCTTCAAGGACATCAAGCAGAAGTTTATGATGTCAAGTTCAATCCAGACGGGAAACGAATTGCTACAGCCAGCGCAGATGATACCGTCAGGATCTGGAATTTAGATGGCAAATTACTTACCACTCTTAAAGGACATAATAATGATGTCTATAATTTAAGCTTCAGTCCAGATGGCAAAACCCTAGCATCTGCTGGCGGAGATGGAAAAATAATTCTCTGGGATTTAGATTTGGATCTAGAAAAAATTCGAGTGAAAGCTTGTCACCTAGTACGAGACTACCTGAAGAATAATCCCAAAGTTGAAAAAGGAGATCGCAGCCTTTGCGATGGAGTTGAAAGGGATTGGAGAGCAGAAGGTGAAGAACTAGCGCAAGCAGGCGATATTGACGGCGCTATAGAGATGTTCCAAAAGGCAAAACAGTCTGACTCAACCTTAAAAATTAATCCAGAGAAGAAAGCCAAAGAGTTAGCGGCTTTAGCTCTGGTTGAGAAGGGAGAAAGGCTTGTCATCCAAGGTAAAGTTAATGAAGCTATTGATGCCTATAAAGAGGCACAAAACACCTACCAAGAACTACAAATATCCGCTGATTCTTGGAATGTACTTTGTTGGCGTGGTAGCAAGTATGGATATGCTGCACAAGTGATGTATGCCTGTGAAAATACATTAGAAAAAGCTAATTCTGAATTGAAAAATTATTATCGAGATAGTCGCGGTTTTGCCAGACTCTTGATAGGAGACAAAGCAGGTGCAGTAGAAGATTTTCAGGCATTCGTTGCCTGGTGGGATGATATCAAGAGTCAGTGGACTGATGAACAAGATAAAAAAAGAAAGCAAAGAATGAGCCAGCGACGACAACGTTGGGTTAAAGAAATCAAAGCAGGCAAAAACTTTTCTCCTGAAGAAATTAAGAAAGAGATGGAACTATTGTGGAGAGAGGAATAAGTGTAGTGGCTTGCCAACAAAAATGCTTCGGCTCACATTAACTGTAAACAAAAAAAGTCCAATGAGCAATCAACTACCTTATCTCCCTGCTCTTGTATGGTACATTCAGCCTATCGATCGCCCGTTTTTTCGCTTCTTCTCCTCTTCTATCATACTTAGACGTAGTAGAAGGAGAAGCATGGCCGGCCAATTGAGATACCGTCACTAAATCTACCCCCGCATCTAAAAGGTCACTAATAAAAGTCCTTCTTAAATCATGGGGAGAAAACGAGGCTATTCCTGCCTGTTGCCCTCTTTTTTGTAAAGCGGACATTACCGCTTGTTCGCTCATTCGTCTAGGGATAATTCGTCGAGCTTTGTTGAGCGGATATAATAACGGTCCTGGTTCATACCCCCTCACTTTCAACCAATCTTGTACTGCTTCCACCCCCCAAACGGGTAAATAATTACTTCGGTCTTTTTTTCCCTTAGCTCCTCGAATCGTCAGCCCCCTAGTACGAGCATTAAAATCAGATAAGTCGAGATTAACCACTTCAGAACGTCGCAACCCCACCATTAGAATACTTAACAGGGCTGCATCTCGAATTCCGGTGTTGGTTGAATCTGAAATACAAACGGACATTAGGGCGGTTATTTCTTCTTTTTGAAGCGCTCGTCCCCGCAGTAAAGACGTTCCTCGCACTGAGGCGATATCTACGGCTCTATCATAATCTTCTGCGCTCATCAAGCCTAAGCGTCGAGCTTCTTTTAAGGTTCGTCGCAGGGCACAGAGCATTTTGTTGGCCATCGCGGGGCTGTATTTTTCCATCAATACCGAGCGAACGGCGGCGGTATGAGTATATCTTAAAGCCGCCCAGTTTAGGGTCATTGCGTCACAAGTCCCATCGGTTAGCAACCCGGAGATTACATTTAGTGCTTCTCTCATGGTGCGCCGGCTTCCTACTCCTAGCGAGGCTAAATATACCGCCGCCGGGTGCATTGTTAAGGGCAGAGGTTCATCTAAGACCAAATTTGATGGCTCTGGTATTGATGTGAGGGCGTTACTGGACACGAAAGGCGGTTTTTTCCTTTAACTCTATTATTATCATCTTAAAATGGTTCTGACAGTTAGTTAAAAAGGTTTGCGAGAATGACACTTCTCAACACCTATTCGAGAATAGGTTTGACCTATTTCAAGAGAATCAAGCATCAATCAATCCCTTAACACTTGATAACGGCAAAAACAACAACAAAGGATGCTCCTTTGTCCCCTCAAACCCAAAGCGCTCATAATAGCCCTTAACCTCATTACTTTTCGCATCCACAAACAACCCAATCACTCCCGCATTCTCCGCAATCACTAGAGCCTTTTTCATCGCTTCTACCAATAAAATAGACCCAATGCCTTGTTTTTGATGGTCATTAGACACCGCCAGCCTTGCTAACTTTACCCCTGGCACAATCGCGGGATATTTCTTAGCCCAACGAGGCGGCAGACTCTCAACCTGTACCTCACACAAGGTCAAAGTAAAAAAGCCTATAATCACTGACGGTTGCTCACTATCTACCAAAACAAAGGTACGAGATAACCCTTTCTGGATGTGCTGTCGTGCCGTGCGCTGTAAAAACTGATTGAGGGCGATTTCTCCACAGTCAAAACCTTCCCTATTATGCTCCTTACTGAGTAGTTCAATCCGTTTCACTGAAAAAAGCCCGATGACGTTGGATAGCTGCCCTTAAATGGTCATTAGGCGCAGGCGGATTCTCAATTAAGCTAAAAATCTTATCCGCATCAAAAGAAGATAAGTAAATCACCTGTTGCTGCTTAATAATTTCTTGGGCTTCCTTAACCGCCGCCGCCACCATAAATTGATTTAACGTTGCCCCCGTCAAATCCGCCGCCTTCTGTAACGTCTCTTTAACCGATGCAGGAAGTCTAGCGGTCACACGGGAATCTTTAGGAGAGGTACTAGCCATCTTACATTACTCCTCATTTTCCTTCACTCTAACAAAGCTGGTGTCATTTTGTCACCAAAAAAAGGGGAACGAGGCAGAACTGGCGAAGATACTGTTGGCGAAGGTGTGCAGCTCGTTCTTTTTTTGGGCGGATGGGAAAGAAATGTTTACTTTAAGCCTTCTTTTAGAACTGTCTTTAATTGATTATTGTTAAATTCAGATTTCAATCAATTCTTGACTTGGTGCGTTTATGTTATAAGTGAAATAATAGTAACCCCTTTCACAAGCATAATTATAAAGAGTGACCCTAACCTTAACACCAGATATGAATATAAAGCCAGAAGACTTCGATCCGCCACTCAAGCGGAAAGAACCTGCTGTCCCCGGCTATTGGACGGTAGAAGAACTGGCTACTGAGTTAGGGGTATCAACGCGCTACGTTCATTATTTAATTAAAGGTGACCCGAAAAAGGGGGTTCGCATTCGTCTAAAAGCTTACAATGCGGGTAACTCCCTTCTCGTCTCAGATCTAGATGCGTTCAAATATTTATGGGAAGTCCGTCAATCTAAGAAAAAGTCTTAATTATTATTAACATTTATCCTTCATCTGATTGAAGGAAAGGGAGTAAACTATAACCATACACTAAAAAATCCCCCGCCAAGCTCCAACTTCAAGGGGACTTCTTAGTTGTATTACTCAACAAGGTAAAACCGCCTTGTTGGGTCGGTTCACCTTGACTAAATTACTTTCATGATTAATCACTATTCTACACTAACCCCTTGCCTCGATGCAAATTCCTCTACCCAAACAACCTTAAAATTCCGTGACATCCAGTCAGAAAAAAACACCTCCCCTCGCCAACAAGTAATTAACTGGCTGATTAAAAATAACTTACCCGCTTTACCCGTAGCACCGGCGCAAGATCCTTATCAACACCACAAGGAAATTAAACAATCTTCCTCTTGCTTCGCTCACTGTCCCTTAGACAAACTCAAACCCGTTCCCCTGTTCACCGGCAAAAACCCCAGTTACCTCGATGAAAAAGGAAAACCTCATCTTGTTAACCACCGTCAATACCAAAATCAATTACCCTCTGCTATTGACCTCAAAAAATGGTTTGCTCACCCTGACAATGGAATAGGGACTCTAGGCGGCCATAATGGGGTTCACTGGATAGATTTAGATCTTCATCAGTTCCCAAACCAAGCCGAATGCGAACAAGCGTTTTGGTCAATTCTAGAACGCCAACCCGCCCTACAAAACACCTTATTAGAAATTACCCAAAGCGACGGTTACAGAATTGGAGTAAGAGTTAAGAAAAACCCTGGATTTACCAACTTTTCTCTGACTCAAGGCGGCACTCATGTAGGCGAATGTTTAGGAGAAGGCCGCTTTACCGTATTAAGCCCTACTATTGGTCCATCGGGCAAGCCCTACCGTAACCTTAACTTGCCAGATAAATTGGTTGAGATTGATGAAATAGACTTTATTTATTCCACCAAGAAAGATAATACTTCTTCCCTTGCCGAATCTTCTCCAAAACTCCTTTTTAGCCCTCAATCAACTTCTAACAATATTCCTGGCTCAATTCCCTTAGAAATGTTAGCTCATAATGGAGTTCAACAGATTATCAACGGCGTTGATTTATATGATGACCGTTCTCACTCTTTAACCGCCACCATCAAAGAACTATTCGGGTGGGAAAATTGGTGTAACACTAACGGCATAGCCTACCGGGGGACGGCATTAGAACTGATCCAATATGCAGGAGAGCGGTTAGGAATTGACGCAGACCGCATTGAACGCATTATTAAAAGCGTTGACAATCCTGCCCTGTGTACCAGTGCTGCCTATCATAAAGGCGGGGATTCTAGTTGCTGGTTAAAAATTTCTAAACTCGATAAACCCACCTTTGAAGCCAAGTGTCCGGCAGACATTTCTCAACAAATTAAAGCCGAGCAAAAAAACTGGGCAAAACAACATTCTTCCAATGGAAACGGCAATTATTCCCCCCCTGGTAATGGAGGCGACTCCGGGGGAAATGATGACAATCATAACCGTCTTTCATACTGGAAAAATGCCCCCACATCATGGGCAGGAGAAATCGGTTATTGGAAAGAAAAGAAAAAACCCATAAAAGACATAAACGGCACAATTGTAGGAGAACAATCCGAGAGCGAATTTATCCCTAAATGTAATTTTGATTTCCAAATAGAACGGGAATTAACCGACTCAGAAGGAGGCGGAATTCTCATTCAAATTAAACGAGTTTTTGACAAGTTACAAAAAAGCTTACTAATCCGTAACGCAGATACTTTAACCGCCAAAGACTTCAATAACGCTCTTGTCAAACTGTACGGAAATGGCATTACCAACAACCTATCAACGGCAGAATTAAACAGCTTCATCCACAACCTACGCGCTTATTACCATTATCGAGGAGGCAAAACCTATCAACTGGCCGAGCGAATTGGACAACAGGATAACGGGACTTACGTATTCTCTAACTGCCAGTTCGATAAAAAAGGAAATCCCCTCTCGGAAGAGGTTTCAGGAATTATCTTTAACTCTAACCTCGGACTAGAAGATAAAATCCCCTCTCCCACTATATTACCTCCAGATCCGTCCGCTTTACCCCGCTTAGTCAACGCCATGATTAAATTTCATGGAAGAAGTCAAATTATCCCCGCCATGTTCCACTTAGGCTATGTGGCCGCCGGGATACACTATCAAGAAATCATGAAGAGTGAGGGAAGATTCCCCATTCTCAACGCCTACGGGGATGCCGGTTCTCTCAAAACCGTATCAGCCGAAAACGCCTTATCGCTGGTAGGGTGGGTCAACGGAAACGGAACCTTTGTCAGAATAACCGAAAGCGCCTGTTATGAACGACTAAAATTAACCGGTTCTCTACCTCTGCTGTTCGATGACCCGGACAAGTCCGATTGGCTCAACGATCTGATCCAACGGATCTATAATGGTCGTGCCCGTGAAGTTCGGGGAAATATGCAAGTTCCTCACTCGCCGGTTATTGTTACCAGTAACTTCTTAATCGGTGATAATAAACCCGCCTGTCTGTCGAGAATCATTCCTTTATATCATGAATTCAATGGAGACGGAGATCCGTCCGCCTGGGATGAATTAGAACAAGCGAGAAATAATGCCAGTGGTTGTCTTTCTCAATTAATCGCCCTTGGCTATCAGAGGGACTCTATTCGTTCTCTAACTCATTCCCTCAGACAATATTTACCGGCAGCCCATCAACGGGTGGCCGACGGTTTAGGTCTTCTTACTTACTACACAATGGAAGTGGCAAAATTATCTGGCTTTGACCCCCAGGCTATTTATGATTATACGGTCAATCAATTGTGTAAGACGGCAAATCAAACCCACTCAGCCATTGACTCCTTTACAGACTTCATGGAAAAACTGATCGCTTTACGAGGTCAATCCGTTGTTGGGGAATGGGATAACCGCATCGTAGAAACGCGAGAAGGATTTAAGGGATTAGCGGTTAATATGTCATCAGCTTGGTTAGCCATAGAGAAAACCTACAAGCCGCCTTACTCCCGTAAACTCATTGAAACTCAAATTTCAAAAAACGGCGGAATTCTCAACACAGTACAAAAATTCCCCGAATCGGCTGATGAATATAAAGCTTATAAACGCAGCTTGGTTAATGGTCATCTTGATAGTGACAGCTATGTAGCCCCATCAGAGCCAGAACAAAAACCCCGTCGCTGTCATATTATCCCACTACAACTGATTAATGAGTATATTTCTTGCTTTACAGACGACGATCTCCCTCCTGGTGGGGATGATAATCTTTGCGGTGGTAATAGTCCAGGGGGTGGGGGTAATAGTCCAGATAATGATCCTCTCCCTAATTTGCCCAAAGATGAACTTGCTTCAGATAGTCAAGTTACATCAGTTACATCCGGTTACATCCAGTTACATCAAAAATGTAACTCCTCAAATCCTTTCATTGAAAGCGATTCACCCTATAATGAATCTCCTAGTTACATAAAAATCGAAGATCATCTAGAAACTCTTGCAGATCCTGAACCGGTCAATGTGGAACAAAATTACTCCCCCACATCAGGACAAATGTTCTTAACTGAGACTCACTCTGAAATAGAACCCATCACCGGGGATACGGATTCTCCTAAAAATGTAACTAGCCCCCCAGAAAATGACTTAAAGCCAGAACCCATAAGCAATACAGAAGTTACATTTAATCAGAAAACACCTGTAACTGGATGTAACTCGACTGTAACTGAACCATTAGAAGAGACTATAAACAATGAGGGTGAACAGGAAGTAACAGAAACACGCTTCCCTGAACAAAAGACTAATGAGCTTGACACAGATGAACCATTAGAATTTGACCAGATCTGCTTTAACATCAATCTTGAAATGACGCGACTGGGTTGGTCATCATCCGATGGAATAACTTATTTACAGCAGACTTACGGCAAAAAATCGCGTCATAGTTTGAATGACGGGCAGCTAATCGAATTTTGGCAAGCTTTATCCCGCCTTACTCCCGTTGACGATGACTCTTTAC
Proteins encoded:
- a CDS encoding eIF2A-related protein, whose product is MSKVVVISLGKRDLGAGFSSVTAQIWSDDNSKPEKFTGKLSADRDMAFLFRQWQQLYEACYKRLRLRGSSAIEIEEEEATGFSEAEFNDLSGQLQKQINAWLESNEFRRIDQQLRSHLDPAKEVQVIVETDDDLAQRLPWQLWDFFRDFRQAEFALSPLDYIRPDKSPPTIPRTHIRILAILGDGSGIDIQADRKLLENLPDAETIFLVEPDRQELDRWLWDDQGWDILFFAGHSQTEGDKGRIYINPTESLTISQLTNALSKAIELGLHLAIFNSCDGIGLARELADLYIPQMVIMREPVPDRVAEEFLKHFLTAFSSGKSLYTSVREARERLQGLEGDFPCASWLPVICQNPAETPKTWQELLETQQAQQSMPTRPYQGLFAFQEEDAQLFFGRETFTEQLVAAVQDKPLVGVIGASGSGKSSVVFAGLIPRLREAGNWQIIDIRTGDRPFHNLATALVPLLDPNIGRTERLLRIKQLAAEMRKEQGLLRELIAEILSETPDTRLLLTIDQFEELYTLCRDAEERQCFLDRLLDTVKEAPRFTLVLTLRADFYGQVLSSRPFADALQNADIKLGPMTRQELEDAIVKPAELFDVQMEPGLTRRILDEVEEEPGSLPLLEFALTQLWEKRSEGLLTHAAYSEIGGIKVALARYADEVFEQLTPEEQQQAQSIFIQLVRPGEGTEDTRRVATRADIGESNWGLVKRLADARLVVTGRQEKTVVDQNQATAEVVTKIEAEETVEVVHEALIREWECLRNWMNANRDFRVWQDRLKEERRQWENTGRDEGALLRGVPLATAEDWLHKRQSDLSPDEREYIQKSIDLREQLKTEQERSQAERLRLQRRAISWLAGGLAVSVVLGGVAVLQGLRAEFQKKQAQNSEVKALNASSQELLSSDQKFDALLESLRGVTRLTQGAKANDQTQTQLATLLQEAVNSTRERNRLEGHEGPIYNVSFSPDGEMLASASGDGTVKLWHHDGTLVTTLKGHEGTVRDVNFSPDGQKIVTTGDDGTVRLWDLSGKQLNQWSGEEYTGIGIRLGDKPDTEGKNTFTLIILEVSKNKPAQKAGLQKDDLILSINGQKTTGLESVERAAEIIKSELQGKPGREVTLRIYRPDTGEQDIKIKTETIKSRLYKAIFSPDGKTLATTDGNSVKLWDLDGNLLKTLEKNVLPIKDISFSPDGKLIASASGDGFKLWKPDGTLVKSIKNADLTSISFSPDGSGIVIGDAQGYVKLWSRDGEWLRTITKENFTVRDVAFSPDSSKIVATFNNGLTGLWSTDGNLIDVLQGHQNIASSVSFSPDGKTIATASFDRTVRLWNAENISVTSLEGHSSGAYGVNFSPDGKTIVSVGGDSQIQLWSSNETLLKESWDGKETEWGVTFSPDGQLIATFGRGKVIKLWKNDGTLYATLKGHREFVNRVSFSPNGEMIVSGSDDKTVRLWKRDGSLIKILEDNSQDEKSDFTKSVSFSPDGKIIATASGEIVKLWNQDGILLKTLQDHRNTVFSVSFSPDGKKIATASFDKTVNIYNFEGTLIATLQGHQAEVYDVKFNPDGKRIATASADDTVRIWNLDGKLLTTLKGHNNDVYNLSFSPDGKTLASAGGDGKIILWDLDLDLEKIRVKACHLVRDYLKNNPKVEKGDRSLCDGVERDWRAEGEELAQAGDIDGAIEMFQKAKQSDSTLKINPEKKAKELAALALVEKGERLVIQGKVNEAIDAYKEAQNTYQELQISADSWNVLCWRGSKYGYAAQVMYACENTLEKANSELKNYYRDSRGFARLLIGDKAGAVEDFQAFVAWWDDIKSQWTDEQDKKRKQRMSQRRQRWVKEIKAGKNFSPEEIKKEMELLWREE
- a CDS encoding tyrosine-type recombinase/integrase — translated: MSSNALTSIPEPSNLVLDEPLPLTMHPAAVYLASLGVGSRRTMREALNVISGLLTDGTCDAMTLNWAALRYTHTAAVRSVLMEKYSPAMANKMLCALRRTLKEARRLGLMSAEDYDRAVDIASVRGTSLLRGRALQKEEITALMSVCISDSTNTGIRDAALLSILMVGLRRSEVVNLDLSDFNARTRGLTIRGAKGKKDRSNYLPVWGVEAVQDWLKVRGYEPGPLLYPLNKARRIIPRRMSEQAVMSALQKRGQQAGIASFSPHDLRRTFISDLLDAGVDLVTVSQLAGHASPSTTSKYDRRGEEAKKRAIDRLNVPYKSREIR
- a CDS encoding GNAT family N-acetyltransferase; amino-acid sequence: MKRIELLSKEHNREGFDCGEIALNQFLQRTARQHIQKGLSRTFVLVDSEQPSVIIGFFTLTLCEVQVESLPPRWAKKYPAIVPGVKLARLAVSNDHQKQGIGSILLVEAMKKALVIAENAGVIGLFVDAKSNEVKGYYERFGFEGTKEHPLLLFLPLSSVKGLIDA
- a CDS encoding DUF1778 domain-containing protein, with amino-acid sequence MASTSPKDSRVTARLPASVKETLQKAADLTGATLNQFMVAAAVKEAQEIIKQQQVIYLSSFDADKIFSLIENPPAPNDHLRAAIQRHRAFFSETD
- a CDS encoding helix-turn-helix domain-containing protein; the protein is MNIKPEDFDPPLKRKEPAVPGYWTVEELATELGVSTRYVHYLIKGDPKKGVRIRLKAYNAGNSLLVSDLDAFKYLWEVRQSKKKS
- a CDS encoding bifunctional DNA primase/polymerase, translating into MINHYSTLTPCLDANSSTQTTLKFRDIQSEKNTSPRQQVINWLIKNNLPALPVAPAQDPYQHHKEIKQSSSCFAHCPLDKLKPVPLFTGKNPSYLDEKGKPHLVNHRQYQNQLPSAIDLKKWFAHPDNGIGTLGGHNGVHWIDLDLHQFPNQAECEQAFWSILERQPALQNTLLEITQSDGYRIGVRVKKNPGFTNFSLTQGGTHVGECLGEGRFTVLSPTIGPSGKPYRNLNLPDKLVEIDEIDFIYSTKKDNTSSLAESSPKLLFSPQSTSNNIPGSIPLEMLAHNGVQQIINGVDLYDDRSHSLTATIKELFGWENWCNTNGIAYRGTALELIQYAGERLGIDADRIERIIKSVDNPALCTSAAYHKGGDSSCWLKISKLDKPTFEAKCPADISQQIKAEQKNWAKQHSSNGNGNYSPPGNGGDSGGNDDNHNRLSYWKNAPTSWAGEIGYWKEKKKPIKDINGTIVGEQSESEFIPKCNFDFQIERELTDSEGGGILIQIKRVFDKLQKSLLIRNADTLTAKDFNNALVKLYGNGITNNLSTAELNSFIHNLRAYYHYRGGKTYQLAERIGQQDNGTYVFSNCQFDKKGNPLSEEVSGIIFNSNLGLEDKIPSPTILPPDPSALPRLVNAMIKFHGRSQIIPAMFHLGYVAAGIHYQEIMKSEGRFPILNAYGDAGSLKTVSAENALSLVGWVNGNGTFVRITESACYERLKLTGSLPLLFDDPDKSDWLNDLIQRIYNGRAREVRGNMQVPHSPVIVTSNFLIGDNKPACLSRIIPLYHEFNGDGDPSAWDELEQARNNASGCLSQLIALGYQRDSIRSLTHSLRQYLPAAHQRVADGLGLLTYYTMEVAKLSGFDPQAIYDYTVNQLCKTANQTHSAIDSFTDFMEKLIALRGQSVVGEWDNRIVETREGFKGLAVNMSSAWLAIEKTYKPPYSRKLIETQISKNGGILNTVQKFPESADEYKAYKRSLVNGHLDSDSYVAPSEPEQKPRRCHIIPLQLINEYISCFTDDDLPPGGDDNLCGGNSPGGGGNSPDNDPLPNLPKDELASDSQVTSVTSGYIQLHQKCNSSNPFIESDSPYNESPSYIKIEDHLETLADPEPVNVEQNYSPTSGQMFLTETHSEIEPITGDTDSPKNVTSPPENDLKPEPISNTEVTFNQKTPVTGCNSTVTEPLEETINNEGEQEVTETRFPEQKTNELDTDEPLEFDQICFNINLEMTRLGWSSSDGITYLQQTYGKKSRHSLNDGQLIEFWQALSRLTPVDDDSLLPGDLIKHKVCGFGTVKMVKNGQFLAQWNNPQIKKNECPIYTLYIDKVWRKLPISL